A region from the Microthrixaceae bacterium genome encodes:
- a CDS encoding YfbM family protein, with the protein MGMVSFWVPVSAAEAEALAEGRLDPWDLLEDERCVDVDKAWHGIHAALTGGVDEVDTALGQVVMGGTEFGEDGGYGPPRLVSAEQVRAASTALDELGPGGFAEHLDLTELTRLGAYPGVWDEDEDELRAWLGDAFDLLAATFRHAAARGDAVLVMLS; encoded by the coding sequence ATGGGGATGGTCTCGTTCTGGGTTCCGGTGTCGGCCGCCGAAGCAGAAGCACTGGCGGAGGGTCGGCTCGATCCGTGGGATCTGCTCGAAGACGAGCGATGTGTAGACGTGGACAAGGCCTGGCACGGCATTCACGCCGCGCTGACCGGCGGCGTCGACGAAGTGGACACCGCGCTGGGCCAGGTCGTCATGGGCGGGACCGAGTTCGGCGAAGACGGCGGCTACGGCCCGCCCCGGCTGGTCTCGGCCGAACAGGTGCGGGCCGCCAGCACCGCCCTAGACGAGCTCGGCCCTGGCGGCTTCGCCGAACACCTCGACCTGACCGAGCTCACCCGCCTGGGCGCCTACCCCGGAGTGTGGGACGAGGACGAGGACGAACTGCGGGCCTGGCTCGGCGACGCGTTCGACCTGCTGGCCGCCACGTTCCGCCACGCCGCGGCCCGAGGTGATGCCGTACTGGTCATGTTGTCCTGA
- a CDS encoding transglutaminase domain-containing protein encodes MSPATGHRTVRRRPGDWDDVDTVLRVGLGAALVLMMGSVGQIIVGLTGGPPMVGFAGGALIGVLTALIRTGTPLSATAVGMAMVTAFLHIRAGAVATSMFTGSQGVLALAVLVVVVLVVADRVGTDMAPPIRGTEPVPPRRGLTVSSVAAALAVLAIIFVAAPFVVPVISRPVSLGEGPRLEVDGDGAGPVLASDRLDMTDRPDLTDKVVFTVDADRATFWRGQIFDQWDGRTWTQSQPRRFAATPEGELAHDRFDLGATGDDVLVQRFRLEAGYSDVVFAAASAVSVDAASQVVQTADGSVFTGAEAFGRGATYTAVSRRRPLTEEVLRAADGPIPEEVTLRYAADPETTPRVRDAALAATEGFTSNYDKVRALERWMGRTTRYSLDAALSPKGVDVVDHFLFTAREGWCEQVASSLVVMARVNGIPARLVTGYVPGEAKPLTGTYVVRERDAHAWAEVWFPDLGWVPFDPTASVPLAGADRAEPAAGQWLVEHGVQVLVGLAAVGLAGWAVFHLVRRTVAARRSRPQGWAAVTESRLEEWGRSTGQPRADAQTATAYAALLAARVGDPRVADVGRAVDDALYAPVGPDASTRQRVDALLEEVSIDR; translated from the coding sequence ATGAGCCCCGCCACCGGCCACCGCACCGTTCGGCGACGCCCGGGAGACTGGGACGACGTCGACACCGTGCTCCGTGTCGGCCTCGGCGCGGCCCTGGTGTTGATGATGGGCTCGGTCGGGCAGATCATCGTCGGGTTGACCGGTGGTCCACCGATGGTCGGCTTCGCCGGTGGAGCGTTGATCGGGGTGCTGACCGCGCTGATCCGCACCGGCACCCCGCTGTCGGCCACCGCAGTGGGCATGGCCATGGTCACCGCCTTCTTGCACATCCGGGCTGGCGCGGTGGCGACTTCGATGTTCACCGGCAGCCAGGGGGTGCTGGCTCTGGCGGTGCTGGTGGTGGTGGTCCTGGTGGTGGCCGATCGAGTCGGCACCGACATGGCCCCGCCGATCAGGGGGACCGAACCGGTCCCACCTCGGAGGGGCCTGACCGTGTCGAGCGTGGCCGCCGCCCTGGCGGTGCTGGCCATCATCTTCGTGGCGGCACCGTTCGTGGTGCCGGTGATCAGTCGGCCGGTGTCGTTGGGTGAAGGCCCCCGCCTCGAGGTCGACGGCGACGGGGCCGGGCCGGTGCTGGCCTCGGATCGGCTGGACATGACCGACCGCCCCGATCTGACCGACAAGGTGGTGTTCACCGTCGATGCCGACCGGGCCACGTTCTGGAGGGGACAGATCTTCGACCAGTGGGACGGCCGGACCTGGACGCAGAGCCAACCTCGTCGGTTCGCGGCGACGCCTGAGGGCGAGTTGGCCCATGATCGATTCGATCTGGGAGCCACCGGTGACGACGTGCTGGTCCAGCGGTTCCGGCTAGAGGCTGGTTACAGCGACGTGGTCTTCGCCGCGGCGTCGGCGGTCTCGGTCGATGCCGCGTCCCAGGTGGTGCAGACCGCCGATGGTTCGGTGTTCACCGGGGCCGAGGCGTTCGGGCGAGGAGCCACCTACACCGCGGTCAGCCGCCGTCGTCCGCTCACCGAAGAGGTGTTGCGCGCCGCCGATGGACCGATCCCCGAGGAGGTGACCCTGCGCTACGCGGCGGACCCCGAGACCACACCGAGGGTTCGCGACGCGGCGTTGGCCGCTACCGAAGGCTTCACGTCCAACTACGACAAGGTCCGGGCGTTGGAGCGGTGGATGGGCCGGACCACCCGCTACTCCCTCGACGCCGCCCTGTCCCCGAAGGGTGTCGACGTGGTCGACCACTTCTTGTTCACCGCCCGAGAGGGATGGTGTGAACAGGTGGCGTCGAGCCTGGTGGTGATGGCTCGGGTCAACGGAATCCCGGCTCGCCTTGTCACCGGGTACGTCCCCGGCGAAGCCAAGCCACTGACCGGCACCTATGTGGTCCGGGAGCGTGATGCCCACGCCTGGGCCGAGGTCTGGTTCCCCGACCTGGGCTGGGTTCCGTTCGATCCCACCGCGTCGGTTCCCCTGGCCGGCGCCGACCGGGCCGAGCCCGCCGCGGGCCAGTGGCTGGTGGAGCACGGGGTGCAGGTGCTGGTGGGGCTGGCCGCCGTCGGTCTGGCAGGTTGGGCGGTGTTCCACCTGGTACGGCGAACGGTGGCCGCCCGCCGGTCTCGTCCCCAGGGCTGGGCCGCGGTGACCGAGTCACGGTTGGAAGAATGGGGCCGAAGCACGGGCCAGCCTCGGGCTGACGCCCAGACCGCCACCGCGTACGCCGCGCTCCTGGCGGCCAGGGTCGGTGACCCCCGCGTAGCCGATGTCGGCCGAGCCGTGGACGACGCCCTCTACGCGCCGGTAGGGCCCGACGCGTCAACCCGTCAGCGGGTGGATGCGCTGCTCGAAGAGGTCAGCATCGATCGATGA
- a CDS encoding DUF58 domain-containing protein: MVGTAFILVSPSPSTDAESASVLVAAAMAMVVVGSVVPVVMVRRVTVEARSPRDVTVGDTVLIDVDLHGGVGRLSIRALDPTGPWAHCASPGIGQVEHLADQRGLFQRVRLEVRVTAPLGVLSARRVHEIELPYAVEVAPKPLAVTWHPAPAPVDAGPHPVARPALAGDLVRSVRPYVTGDPPHLVHWPTSARTGSLVVKELEPPTPVGQAVVVDLTGLGVEAERAASYGLGAARAVLASGGELVLATCEVGGPVVARVSNPVDAGRRLARAVPGTPGSAPPGWPVVEIGA, translated from the coding sequence GTGGTGGGGACCGCGTTCATCTTGGTGTCGCCGTCTCCGTCGACCGACGCCGAGTCGGCGTCGGTGCTGGTGGCTGCTGCCATGGCCATGGTGGTCGTTGGGTCGGTGGTGCCGGTGGTGATGGTGCGCCGGGTCACAGTCGAGGCTCGCTCACCGCGAGATGTCACGGTGGGCGACACCGTGCTGATCGATGTCGACCTCCACGGCGGTGTCGGGCGGCTGAGCATCCGGGCCCTGGACCCCACCGGACCGTGGGCCCACTGCGCTTCGCCCGGAATCGGCCAGGTCGAGCACCTGGCCGACCAGCGGGGGCTCTTCCAACGGGTACGTCTGGAGGTGCGCGTCACTGCCCCGCTGGGGGTGCTGTCTGCCCGCCGCGTGCACGAGATCGAGCTTCCCTACGCCGTCGAGGTGGCCCCCAAGCCGCTGGCGGTTACATGGCATCCGGCGCCCGCCCCCGTCGACGCCGGACCCCACCCGGTGGCCCGCCCAGCGTTGGCCGGGGATCTGGTGCGCTCGGTCCGGCCCTATGTGACTGGTGACCCGCCGCACCTGGTGCACTGGCCCACATCGGCCCGTACCGGATCCTTGGTGGTGAAGGAACTGGAGCCGCCCACCCCGGTGGGCCAGGCCGTGGTGGTGGACCTGACCGGCCTCGGAGTCGAGGCCGAGCGGGCCGCCTCCTACGGGCTGGGCGCGGCCCGGGCGGTGTTGGCCAGCGGCGGTGAACTGGTGTTGGCCACCTGTGAGGTGGGCGGCCCGGTTGTGGCCCGGGTCTCCAACCCGGTCGACGCCGGCCGGCGCCTGGCCCGGGCCGTGCCCGGCACCCCGGGTTCGGCCCCGCCAGGTTGGCCGGTGGTGGAGATCGGGGCATGA
- a CDS encoding MoxR family ATPase, translating to MTVVVPEAQHQLDGAIGLAGALVRAVSTAVRGKDAEVRLAVTALLAGGHLLVEDLPGTGKTLLAKSLAAAVGGRFGRVQCTPDLLPTDITGTSVYSPVDGSWTFRPGPLFANVVLIDEVNRASPRTQAALLEPMEEHQVTVDGTTHRLPAPFFCIATQNPYGQIGTFPLPESQLDRFAMVVSMGLPSRDAEREILTGRGGTDVFASLAPVTDPSATAGAIEAVRHVHGAPAVVEYVLDLATATRTHPEITVGASPRATVGVLHAARAHAVVSGRTHLTPDDVQAVAAPSFAHRVAVGGVVDTGAARRVIADIVARTPVPRG from the coding sequence ATGACCGTGGTGGTACCCGAGGCGCAGCACCAACTCGATGGGGCCATCGGCCTGGCCGGGGCTCTGGTCCGGGCGGTGTCGACTGCGGTGCGGGGCAAGGACGCCGAGGTCCGGCTGGCCGTGACGGCGCTGCTGGCCGGCGGGCACCTGTTGGTGGAGGACCTGCCCGGTACCGGCAAGACGCTGTTGGCCAAGAGCCTGGCCGCCGCGGTGGGCGGACGGTTCGGGCGGGTGCAGTGCACTCCCGACCTGTTGCCCACCGACATCACCGGCACCTCGGTCTATTCGCCGGTGGACGGGAGTTGGACGTTCCGGCCCGGCCCGTTGTTCGCCAACGTGGTGCTGATCGACGAGGTGAACCGGGCCTCGCCGCGGACCCAGGCCGCCCTGCTGGAGCCGATGGAGGAGCACCAGGTCACCGTGGACGGGACGACTCACCGGCTTCCGGCCCCGTTCTTTTGCATCGCCACCCAGAACCCCTACGGCCAGATCGGTACGTTTCCGCTGCCCGAGAGCCAACTGGATCGGTTCGCCATGGTGGTGTCGATGGGTCTTCCCAGCCGTGATGCCGAGCGGGAGATCCTGACCGGGCGAGGTGGCACCGACGTGTTTGCCTCGTTGGCTCCGGTGACGGACCCGTCGGCGACGGCCGGCGCCATAGAGGCAGTCCGCCACGTCCATGGGGCCCCAGCAGTGGTCGAGTACGTCCTCGACCTGGCTACCGCCACCCGAACTCACCCCGAGATCACGGTGGGGGCGTCGCCCCGGGCCACGGTTGGGGTGTTGCATGCGGCCCGGGCCCATGCCGTGGTCAGCGGCCGAACCCACCTGACCCCCGACGATGTGCAGGCCGTGGCGGCGCCGTCCTTCGCTCATAGGGTGGCGGTGGGTGGCGTGGTCGACACCGGCGCCGCCCGCCGGGTCATCGCCGACATCGTGGCCCGGACCCCGGTCCCTCGGGGATAG
- a CDS encoding nitroreductase family deazaflavin-dependent oxidoreductase, whose amino-acid sequence MPLEGHYEPATWSVAAEQVELYESSGGTEGTVLNGAVCVVLWTRGRTSGHVRKSPVIRVTDGERYAVLGSMGGAPKDPSWVGNIRADNLVSLQDGPVIGDYTARFLDGEERAEWWTRAVEAWPPYEEYQTKTDRVIPVVLLEPRR is encoded by the coding sequence ATGCCGCTTGAAGGACATTACGAACCCGCCACCTGGTCGGTGGCCGCCGAACAGGTAGAGCTCTATGAGTCTTCGGGAGGTACCGAGGGCACCGTGCTCAACGGCGCGGTGTGCGTGGTGCTGTGGACCCGGGGCCGCACCAGCGGACACGTCCGCAAGTCACCGGTGATCCGGGTGACCGACGGGGAGCGCTACGCGGTGCTCGGGTCGATGGGTGGCGCCCCCAAGGACCCGAGTTGGGTCGGCAACATCCGCGCCGACAACCTGGTCAGCCTGCAAGACGGCCCGGTCATCGGCGACTACACCGCCCGCTTCCTCGACGGTGAAGAGCGGGCCGAGTGGTGGACCCGGGCAGTCGAGGCTTGGCCTCCCTACGAGGAGTACCAAACCAAGACCGACCGTGTGATCCCGGTGGTGTTGCTCGAACCCCGTCGCTGA
- a CDS encoding prevent-host-death protein, producing MPDVTATDAARNFAALLDAIEHRGEHFTIVRRGKAIAHLEPTARGGGADVKALIRRHRPDPDWSSDIDEVRSLLEVEDRA from the coding sequence GTGCCTGATGTGACCGCCACTGATGCCGCCCGCAACTTCGCTGCTCTCCTCGATGCCATCGAGCACCGAGGAGAGCACTTCACCATTGTCCGTAGAGGCAAGGCCATCGCTCATCTCGAACCGACGGCCCGTGGAGGAGGGGCAGACGTGAAGGCACTCATTCGCCGGCACCGGCCGGACCCGGATTGGTCGAGCGACATCGACGAGGTCCGCTCCCTACTCGAGGTCGAAGACCGAGCGTGA
- a CDS encoding PIN domain-containing protein: MTRLLLDTTFLIDAERSGDILDEFIEDDDDVAVAAVTIAELRVGALLADGRRRTTRAAFVDEVIDTIPALGYDLDVAEAHAELLVQVRAQGKPRGAHDLIIAATAKAFDRTIVSADDGAFRELPGITVRGHR; this comes from the coding sequence GTGACCCGACTGCTGCTCGACACAACGTTCCTCATCGACGCTGAACGCTCGGGAGACATTCTCGATGAGTTCATCGAGGACGACGACGACGTGGCCGTCGCCGCAGTGACGATCGCCGAGCTGCGCGTCGGTGCTCTGCTCGCCGATGGAAGGCGTAGGACGACCCGAGCCGCGTTTGTTGACGAGGTCATCGACACGATCCCCGCCCTCGGCTACGACCTCGACGTTGCTGAGGCCCACGCCGAGCTCTTGGTCCAGGTCCGCGCGCAGGGCAAGCCCCGTGGCGCCCACGACTTGATCATCGCTGCGACCGCCAAGGCCTTCGACCGCACAATCGTCAGCGCCGACGACGGCGCCTTCCGCGAGCTGCCGGGCATCACGGTCCGCGGCCACCGGTAA
- a CDS encoding YceI family protein: MNASSDETGATPDSDGSQSKGSRSKAPLIVGAALIVVLVGGFLFWFLRDDAPDEVNLEDAAAQVTTTTAGDSGATDPSDPSDTTAGASTADGIEGDWTVDNETGEFDYESATGSFVGFRIDEELAGVGATEAVGRTGDVTGGIAIEGTTVTSGSFEVDMTTITTNESRRDDRVQSALSTDQFPTATFELTEPIELGAGAADGETVTATAVGDLTVKGTTKSIEMAIEAKLVDGTVVIVGSTEITFADFNVEVPSAPVVLSVSDTGTLELQLLLTR; the protein is encoded by the coding sequence ATGAACGCATCTTCGGACGAAACCGGCGCAACTCCCGACTCCGACGGGTCCCAGTCCAAGGGGTCCAGATCCAAAGCTCCGCTGATCGTGGGCGCAGCGTTGATCGTGGTGCTGGTGGGCGGGTTCTTGTTCTGGTTCCTTCGAGATGACGCCCCCGACGAGGTGAACCTCGAGGACGCTGCCGCGCAGGTCACCACCACCACGGCTGGTGACAGCGGGGCAACCGACCCATCGGACCCCTCGGATACCACGGCCGGGGCCTCGACGGCGGACGGAATAGAGGGTGATTGGACGGTGGACAACGAGACCGGTGAGTTCGACTACGAGAGCGCCACCGGATCCTTCGTGGGCTTTCGAATCGACGAGGAACTGGCCGGTGTCGGCGCCACCGAAGCGGTGGGACGCACCGGCGACGTGACCGGCGGGATCGCCATCGAGGGAACCACGGTCACGTCGGGCAGCTTCGAGGTCGACATGACCACGATCACCACCAACGAGAGCCGACGCGACGATCGGGTTCAGTCGGCGCTGTCCACCGATCAGTTCCCGACTGCAACCTTCGAACTGACCGAGCCGATCGAGTTGGGTGCAGGAGCCGCCGATGGGGAGACGGTCACCGCCACCGCCGTAGGCGACCTGACCGTGAAGGGCACCACCAAGTCGATCGAGATGGCCATCGAGGCCAAGTTGGTGGACGGGACGGTGGTGATCGTCGGATCCACCGAGATCACCTTCGCCGACTTCAATGTCGAGGTGCCCTCGGCCCCCGTGGTCCTGTCGGTGTCCGACACAGGCACCCTCGAGCTCCAGCTCCTGCTGACCCGCTAG
- a CDS encoding TetR/AcrR family transcriptional regulator — MVGDLTSRQPQQDRSRATRAKLLEAAVASLAEIGWSRSTVAVVAERAGVSRGAAQHHFPTREVLFVAAVEHVAEQRSAEIRAQMQEAAAQGRGLTTHRVVELVVDLYTGPMFRAALALWVASAAEPELAEQVVPLEVRIGRQVHRLVVELLGADESVPGVRESIQATLDLARGLGLANLLTDDSARRRHIVDQWARMLDGAIGHR; from the coding sequence ATCGTGGGCGACCTGACCAGCCGACAACCTCAGCAGGACCGAAGCCGAGCCACCCGGGCCAAGCTCTTGGAGGCGGCAGTGGCCAGCTTGGCCGAGATCGGCTGGTCCCGCAGCACGGTGGCGGTGGTGGCCGAACGGGCCGGGGTGTCGCGGGGTGCGGCCCAACACCACTTCCCGACCCGTGAGGTGTTGTTCGTGGCCGCCGTCGAACACGTGGCCGAACAGCGCTCCGCTGAGATCCGCGCCCAGATGCAAGAGGCCGCCGCCCAAGGTCGGGGGCTCACTACCCACCGGGTGGTGGAACTGGTGGTCGACCTCTACACCGGGCCGATGTTCCGGGCTGCGCTGGCCCTGTGGGTGGCCTCCGCGGCCGAACCGGAGTTGGCCGAACAGGTGGTGCCGTTGGAGGTGCGGATCGGCCGTCAGGTCCACCGGCTGGTGGTGGAACTGCTCGGCGCCGACGAGTCGGTTCCCGGCGTGAGGGAATCGATCCAGGCCACCCTGGACCTGGCCCGAGGCCTGGGCCTGGCCAACCTGCTCACCGACGACTCGGCTCGCCGTCGCCACATCGTCGACCAGTGGGCCCGGATGCTCGACGGTGCCATCGGCCACCGGTGA
- a CDS encoding enoyl-CoA hydratase family protein has product MSETNQEPEPNQEPELVHGEIADGIATLTLDSPANRNALSARLVGELTAHLSVAGIEPSVRAVVLTHTGNTFCAGADLAESAREGGPMAGTERLVGLLRQIVELPKPVVAVVDGNVRAGGLGLLGACDLVMASRASSFAFTEVRLGVAPAIISLTVLPRLTDRAASRYLLTGERFDADEAARIGLVTEAGDDVGAITAPVLDAFRACSPQGLAETKPLMTGDLLEAFEERAEDLAFMSARLFASEEAREGITAFLEKRPPSWAT; this is encoded by the coding sequence ATGTCCGAGACGAACCAAGAGCCCGAGCCGAACCAGGAACCTGAACTGGTTCACGGCGAGATCGCCGACGGGATCGCCACCCTCACGTTGGATTCGCCCGCCAACCGCAACGCGCTGTCGGCCCGACTGGTGGGGGAGCTGACCGCCCACCTGTCGGTGGCGGGGATAGAACCATCGGTCAGGGCTGTGGTCCTCACCCACACCGGTAACACCTTCTGTGCCGGTGCCGACCTGGCCGAGAGCGCCCGAGAAGGTGGACCCATGGCCGGCACCGAACGGCTGGTGGGCTTGTTGCGCCAGATCGTGGAGCTGCCCAAACCGGTGGTGGCGGTGGTCGACGGCAACGTCCGGGCCGGTGGCCTGGGTCTGCTGGGGGCCTGCGACCTGGTGATGGCCAGCCGGGCTTCGAGCTTCGCCTTCACCGAGGTCCGCTTGGGGGTGGCCCCCGCCATCATCTCCTTGACCGTGCTGCCTCGCCTCACCGACCGAGCTGCGTCGCGCTACCTGCTCACCGGCGAGCGCTTCGACGCCGACGAGGCGGCCCGCATCGGCTTGGTGACCGAGGCCGGTGACGACGTTGGTGCCATCACCGCCCCGGTGCTCGACGCCTTCCGGGCCTGTTCGCCCCAGGGCCTGGCCGAGACCAAGCCGTTGATGACCGGAGACCTGTTGGAGGCGTTCGAGGAGCGGGCCGAGGACTTGGCCTTCATGTCGGCCCGGCTGTTCGCCTCCGAGGAGGCGCGGGAAGGGATCACCGCCTTCTTGGAGAAGCGCCCACCATCGTGGGCGACCTGA
- a CDS encoding acyl-CoA/acyl-ACP dehydrogenase, which translates to MSFTETEEQQALRAAVAQLGAKYGYAYSSAKARADQSLDELWAEAGQLGYLGVNLPEEYGGGGQGMYELAIVEEELSAAGCGLLMMVVSPAICGTVITRFGTDEQKGRWLPGLADGSSIMAFGITEPDAGSNSHRITTTARRDGSDWLLSGQKVFISGVDVADNVLIVCRTEDARTGTLKPVLLVVPTDSPGFDKTKVDMDLVAPDNQYQLFMEDVRLPAEALVGEEDAAIAQLFAGLNPERIMASAYAVGMGRYALDKGAGYAKERTVWGGKPIGTHQGIAHPLAVAHIELELAKLMMQKAATLYDAGLDIEAGEAANMAKYAAGEAGVKAVDTAVHTHGGNGLASEYGLGTLIAASRLMRIAPVSREMILNFVAQHSLGLPKSY; encoded by the coding sequence ATGAGCTTCACCGAGACCGAAGAACAACAAGCCCTGCGCGCCGCGGTGGCCCAGTTGGGCGCCAAGTACGGCTACGCCTACTCCTCGGCCAAGGCCCGGGCCGACCAGTCACTCGACGAACTGTGGGCCGAGGCCGGCCAGCTCGGCTACCTCGGGGTGAACCTGCCCGAGGAGTACGGCGGGGGCGGCCAGGGCATGTACGAGCTGGCCATCGTGGAAGAGGAGCTGAGCGCGGCGGGCTGTGGCCTGTTGATGATGGTGGTGTCGCCCGCCATCTGCGGCACGGTCATCACCCGCTTCGGTACCGACGAGCAGAAGGGCCGGTGGCTGCCGGGCCTGGCCGACGGCTCGTCGATCATGGCCTTCGGCATCACCGAACCCGACGCCGGGTCCAACTCCCATCGCATCACCACCACCGCCCGTCGCGACGGCAGCGACTGGTTGTTGAGCGGCCAGAAGGTGTTCATCTCCGGGGTGGACGTGGCCGACAACGTGTTGATCGTGTGCCGCACCGAGGACGCCCGCACCGGCACCCTCAAGCCGGTGCTGCTGGTGGTACCCACCGATAGCCCCGGGTTCGACAAGACCAAAGTCGACATGGACCTGGTGGCTCCCGACAACCAGTACCAGCTCTTCATGGAAGACGTCCGCCTGCCCGCCGAAGCGCTGGTCGGCGAGGAGGACGCCGCCATCGCCCAGCTCTTCGCTGGCCTGAACCCGGAGCGCATCATGGCCTCGGCCTATGCCGTGGGCATGGGGCGCTACGCCCTGGACAAGGGTGCCGGCTACGCCAAGGAGCGCACGGTGTGGGGAGGCAAGCCAATCGGCACCCACCAGGGCATCGCCCACCCGCTGGCCGTGGCCCACATCGAGTTGGAGCTGGCCAAGCTGATGATGCAGAAGGCCGCCACCCTCTATGACGCCGGCCTCGACATCGAGGCGGGCGAGGCCGCCAACATGGCCAAGTACGCGGCGGGTGAGGCGGGGGTGAAGGCGGTGGACACCGCGGTGCACACCCACGGCGGCAACGGCCTGGCCAGCGAGTACGGCCTGGGAACGCTGATCGCCGCGTCGCGGCTCATGCGCATCGCTCCGGTGAGCCGGGAGATGATCTTGAACTTCGTGGCCCAGCACAGCCTGGGCCTTCCCAAGTCCTACTGA